One Mycobacterium paraseoulense genomic window, GCATCGCGGTGCCGGCCAGATTCACCGGGGCGTCCAGGATCGAGCCGACGACCGAACCCTGCGCGGCGCCGTCGGCGACCGGTCCCCACGTCTCCTCGCGCCTGATGCGCAGGTCGCCGACGTGCAACTGCGTGACCATCCCGGGCAGCTTGTGGCTGTGGATCACCTGGACGGTGACGACCTCGACGGTGTCGCCACCGGCCCGCATCGATTCCAACACGGCGACGTCGACACCGGATGCCGCCAGCCGTGCCCGCCAATAGGTCTCGTCCGTGAACGCCCGATGGACCGCTTCGACGCTGCCGTCGTAGTCGGCCGACAAGTCGAATGAACGCGGCATAGCAGGTGAGGCTACCGTTACGGGCCATGAAATCCAGCGATGCCGGTTCGACATTCGCCGGCGCGCACGTCGCCGAGGCGGTGTCGCTCGCGCCGCTGACGACGCTGCGGGTGGGGCCGGTCGCACGCCGCCTGATCACCTGCACCAGCACGCGACAAGTGGTCGACGTGGTGCGGGAGCTGGATGCCGAAAGCCTTGGGGGAGAACATCGCCCGGTCTTGGTGTTCGCGGGTGGCTCCAACCTGGTGATCGCCGACACGCTGACCGACCTGACCGCGGTTCGGCTGGCCAACACCGGCATCGCCGTCGACGGCAACCTGCTGCGCGCGGAGGCGGGCGCGGTGTGGGACGACGTCGTGGTCAGCGCCATCGAGCACGGTCTGGGTGGGCTGGAATGCCTGTCCGGGATCCCGGGATCGGCCGGGGCCACCCCGGTGCAGAACGTCGGGGCGTACGGCGCGGAGGTCTCCGACACCATCACCCGGGTCCGCCTGTTGGACCGGGCCAGCGGGGAGGTTCGCTGGGTGCCGGGCGGCGAGCTCGGCTTCGGCTACCGCACCAGCGTGTTCAAGCGCGCCGGCCTCGAAATCCCTTGGGTGGTGCTGGAAGTCGAGTTCGCGCTGGACGCCTCGGGCCGCAGCGCCCCGATGCGCTACGGCGAACTGGCCGCCGCGCTGGGGGCCGGTGGTGGCGAGCGTGCCGACCCGCGGGCGGTGCGCCGGGCGGTGCTGCGGCTGCGGGGCGGCAAGGGCATGGTGCTCGACCCGGACGACCACGACACCTGGAGCGTGGGTTCGTTCTTCACCAACCCGGTGGTCGCACCCGAGGTATACGAGCGGTTGGCCGGCGCGGCTGACGGGCCGGTTCCGCACTACCCGGCGCCGGACGGCGTCAAGCTGGCCGCCGGCTGGCTGGTGGAGCGGGCCGGCTTCGCCAAGGGTTATCCCCACGACCCGGCGGCCCGGTGCCGGCTGTCCGACAAGCACGCGCTGGCGTTGACCAACCGCGGCGGCGCCACCACCGACGAGGTGATCGCGCTGGCCCGGACCATCCGCGACGGCGTTCGTGATGTGTTTGGTGTCACATTGATGCCCGAGCCGGTCCTGCTCGGCTGCAGGCTGTAGCTCGGAATCCTCCCAAGGACCGCCCCGACGCCCATTTGACGCGGCGGAGTTGGTGGATTTTGCCCGGTATCTTTGACTTTCGTGAGCACGTCGCAGAACCGGCCGCCGATCAACCGGCGCGTGGCTTTGGCGACCCTCGGACTGGGGGTGTTCGCCCCCAGCCTGCTCGCCGCGTGCGGCGGAACCACGGCCAAACAGGCCGAGAAGAAGGAGCAGCCCGCGCCGAAGCTGAAGTTCTCACCGGCCGACGCCACCGAGAACGTGGTCCCGATCGCGCCGATCAGCGTCGAGATCAGCGACGGCTGGTTCCAGCACGTCGCGCTGACCAATTCGGCGGGCAAGGCCGTGGCGGGCAGATTCAACTCCGACCGCACCGTCTACACCACCACCGAGCCGCTGGGCTACGACGCGACGTACACCTGGAGCGGTTCGGCGGTCGGGCACGACGGCAAGGCGATCCCGGTCACCGGCAAGTTCACCACCGTGTCGCCGAGCAAGAAGATCAGTGGGGCATTCCAGCTGGCCGACGGGCAGACCGTCGGGGTGGCGGCGCCGATCATCATCCAGTTCGACGCGCCGATCAGCGACAAGGCCGCCGTCGAGAAGGCGCTGACGGTCACCACGAATCCGCCCGTCGAGGGCAGCTGGGCGTGGCTGCCCGACGAGGCGGCGGGCGCCCGGGTGCACTGGCGCACCCGCGAGTACTACCCCGCGGGCACGACCGTCAACGTCGACGCCAAGTTGTACGGCCTGCCGTTCGGTGACAGCGCCTACGGCGCCGACGACATCTCGCTGAACATCCAGATCGGCCGCCGTCAGGTGGTCAAGGCCGAGGTGACCTCGCACCGCATCCAGGTGATCAGGGACGAAGGCGTCATCATGGACTTCCCGTGCAGCTACGGCGAGGCCGACAAGGCGCGCAACGTCACCCGCAACGGCATCCACGTGGTCACCGAGAAGTACGCGGATTTCTACATGTCCAACCCCGCCGCCGGCTACAGCCACGTGCACGAACGCTGGGCGGTCCGGATCTCCAACAACGGCGAGTTCATCCACGCCAACCCGGCGAGCGCGGGCGCGCAGGGCAACACCAACGTCACCAACGGCTGCATCAACCTGTCGACCGGCGACGCGGAGCAGTACTTCCAGTCGGCGATCTACGGCGACCCGGTCGAGGTGACCGGGAGCTCGATTCAGCTGTCCTACTCCGACGGCGACATCTGGGACTGGGCCGTCGACTGGGACACCTGGGTCGCCATGTCGGCGCTCCCGCCACCCACCGCACGCCCGCCGTCCACCCAGATCCCGGTGACGGCGCCGGTCACCCCGTCGACCGCCCCGAGCCTGTCCGGCACGCCGACGACGACCACCACCACGTCCAGTCCCGGGGGCTAACCCCGGCGGTTGAACCGGGTGGCCGACGCCTGGTCGCGCGGCTTCATGACGATCAGGTCGAGGTCGACGCGGGACGGCCGCGAGGCCACGAAGCCGATCACCTCGGCGACGTCCTCGGCAACCAGCGGCGTCATTCCGGTGTAGACGGCGTCGGCGCGCTGTTGATCGCCGTCGAAGCGAACCAGCGAGAACTCGGTTTCCACCGCGCCGGGTGCGATCTCGGTCAGCCGCACCGGCTTGCCCAGCAGCTCCCCGCGCAGCGTGCGGTGCAGCGCGCCCTGGGCGTGTTTGGCCGCGGTGTATCCGGCGCCCCCGTCGTACACCTCAAGTGCGGCAACCGATGTCACCGTGACGATCAGGCCGTCGCCGGATTCGATGAGCTTGGGCAGCAGCGCCCGGGTGACCCGCAGCGTGCCCAGCACGTTGGTTTCCCACATCCACCGCCAGTGGTCGAGGTCGGCGTCGGCGACCGGCGCCAGCCCGCGCGCGCCGCCCGCGTTGTTGACCAGCACGTCGACCCGGCTCAACTCCTCGGCCAGCGAAGCGATCTCCCCGTCGTCTGTGACGTCGGCCACAATGGCCGTCCCGCCGATCTCCCTGGCCAGGGCGTTGATCCGGTCCGCCCGGCGTGCCACCGCGACCACGTGAAAGCCCTGCGCAGCAAGGGTCTGGGCGGTCGCCTCGCCGATACCGGAGCTGGCCCCCGTGACCACCGCGACGCGCTCATTCCTGACATTTCCAGCCATCGAAACAACCTTAGTGAACGTGCTAAATTTTCGGAGTGCACCTCAGCGCCCTGTCCAGCACCACCACCGCGTGTCTTTGCGCGGCGGGTGCGTGTTGTTGTCGCGCACTTTGCCGCTCCTGACTTTCAGGTGTGGCCAGTGACGGCCAACGAAAATCGGACAAAGGACGCTCGTGCGCTCGAATACCCTCACCCAAGCTCACCATTCAGCTAGCCGCGCCGGCTACCAGGGCCACCGTTCGGTGCGCCGTCAGATCGTGCCGCCGGCGCTGCATATCGCCGACTCGGCGGCCGCCTCGGTGTTCCGGGCCGTGCGACTGCGCGGGCCCGTCGGGCGGGACGTCATCGCGGGCGTCACCTCGCTGAGCATCGCGACGGTCAACCGGCAGGTCATCGCCCTGCTCGACGCCGGCTTGCTGCGGGAACGCGCCGACCTCGCCGTCTCCGGAGCGATCGGCCGCCCGCGGGTGCCGGTCGAGGTCAACCACGAACCGTTCGTGACGCTGGGCATCCACATCGGCGCCCGGACCACCAGCATCGTGGCCGCCGACCTGTTCGGCCGCACCCTGGACACCGTCGAGACACCGACACCGCTCAGTCCCGCCGGCCCCGCGCTGGCGGCCCTGGCCGAGAGCGCAGCGCGCTACCTGCGGCGCTGGCATCGGCGCCGCCCGTTGTGGGTCGGCGTGGCTATCGGCGGCACGGTCGACGGCGCCACGGGCCACGTCGACCACCCGCGGCTGGGGTGGCGGCAGGCGCCGGTCGGCCCCGTGCTCGCCGACGCGCTGGGACTGCCCGTGTCGGTGGCCTCGCACGTCGACGCCATGGCCGGGGCCGAGCTGCTGCTGGGCATGCGGCGATTCCTGCCCAGCTCGCCCACCAGTCTCTACGTCTACGCCCGCGAGACCGTGGGCTACGCGCTGGTGATCGGCGGACGGGTGCACTGCCCGGCCAGCGGCCCCGGCACCATCGCGGCCCTGCCGGCCCGTTCCGAGCTGCTCGGCGGCGCCGGCCAGCTGGAATCCACCGTCAGCGACGAGGCGGTGCTGGCCGCCGCCCGCCGGTTGCGGATCCTGCCGTTCGCCCCGCCGGGCGGCCCCAACGCCTCGGCCGCCGGCATCACCGACCTGCTGCGGGTGGCCCGGACCGGCAACGAGCAGGCCAAGGACCTGCTCAACGAGCGGGGCCGGGTCCTCGGCGAGGCGGTGGCGTTGCTGCGCGACATGCTCAACCCCGACGAACTGGTGGTCGGAGGCCAGGCCTTCACCGAGTATCCCGAGGCGATGGAGCACGTCGAGGCGGCGTTCGCCGAACGCTCGGTGCTGCCGCCGCGCGACATTCGCGTCACGGTCTTCGGCAACCGGGTGCAGGAGGCCGGTGCGGGGACCGTGTCGCTGGGCGGGCTGTACGCCGACCCGCTCGGTGCGATGCGGCGGGCGGGCGCGCTGAACCCGCGGGTGCGCGAGGTCGGCGCCGACGAGTCTTCCGCTTAACGCGAAGCCATGCCGTGGGCGTTGGGCTGGTGAGTCGGCCGTCCTGTAAAGATGAGAAGGTGCGGCACGATGACGTCTTCCGGCTGAAACCGCGCCGCGTCGCAGTGTTGGCGGTGCACACCTCACCGCTGGCCCAGCCGGGCACCGGCGACGCCGGGGGCATGAACGTCTACGTGCTCCAAACCGCGCTGCACCTGGCGCGGCGCGGCATCGAGGTGGAGATCTTCACCCGGGCCACCGCGTCCGCCGACCCGCCCGTCGCGCGGGTGGCGCCCGGCGTGCTGGTGCGCAACGTGGTGGCGGGCCCGTTCGAGGGCCTGGACAAATACGACCTGCCCACGCAGCTGTGTGCCTTCGCCGCGGGGGTGCTGCGCGCCGAAGCGTCGCACGAACCGGGCTACTACGACATCGTGCACTCGCATTACTGGCTGTCCGGACAGGTGGGCTGGCTGGCCCGCGACCGCTGGGCGGTGCCGCTGGTGCACACCGCGCACACGCTCGCCGCGGTCAAGAACGCGGCCCTGGCCGCGGGCGACGCGCCCGAGCCGCCACTGCGCACAATCGGCGAGCAGCAGGTGGTCGACGAGGCGGACCGGCTGATCGTCAACACCGAAGACGAAGCCAGGCAACTGGTTTCGATCCACCGCGCCGACCCGGCCCGGATCGACGTCGTCCACCCGGGGGTGGATCTCGAGGTATTCCGCCCGGGCGACCGCCGGGCGGCGCGGGCCGCGCTGGGGTTGCCGCTGGACGAGGACGTCGTCGCGTTCGTCGGGCGGATCCAGCCGTTGAAGGCGCCCGACATCGTCCTGCGCGCCGCCGCGAAATTGCCGGGCGTGCGCATCGTGGTGGCGGGCGGCCCGTCGGGCAGCGGCATGGCGTCCCCGGACGGGCTGCGGCGGCTGGCCGACGAGCTCGGCATCGCGGCGCGGGTGACGTTCCTGCCGCCGCAGCCCCGCACGGACCTGGCCACCTTGTTCCGCGCCGCCAGCCTGGTCGCCGTTCCGAGTTATTCGGAGTCGTTCGGCCTGGTGGCCGTCGAGGCGCAGGCGTGCGGGACGCCGGTGGTCGCCGCCGCGGTCGGCGGCCTGCCGGTGGCGGTGCGCGACGGGATCACCGGCACGCTGGTGTCCGGCCACGACGTCGACCAGTGGGCCGACGCCCTGGACGGGGTGCTGCGGCTGCGCGGGCCCAAGGCCGAGGCGATGAGCCGCGCGGCCGCCGCGCACGCGGCCACCTTCTCCTGGGAGAACACCACGGACGCGCTGCTGGCCAGCTATCGCCGCGCGATCAGCGAATACACCGCCGAGCGCCGGGGGGTGGGCGCGTGACCCGTGCCGGCGACGATGAGCGGAGCGATGCTGAGGAGGGGCGCTCATGAGCGTTGCCGTCGAGCGCGTGATCGAGGACGCGCTGCGGGCCAGCGGTCTGGTCTACTCCAAACACGACGGGGCGCACGGCGGCCGGTCCGGCCTGGTGGTGGAGCTTCCCGGCGAGCGCAAGCTCAAGACCAACACCATCCTGAGCATCGGCGAGCATTCGGTGCGCATCGAGGCGTTCGTGTGCCGCAAGCCCGACGAGAATCACGAGGGCGTTTACCGCTTCCTGCTCAAGCGCAACCGCCGCCTCTATGGGGTGGCCTACACGCTCGATAAGGTCGGCGACATCTACCTGGTGGGCCGGATGTCGCTGGCGTCGGTGGACGCCGACGAGATCGATCGAGTGCTGGGACAGGTGCTCGAAGCGGTGGATACGGACTTTAATACGTTGCTGGAGTTGGGCTTTCGCTCATCGATACAGAAGGAATGGGAGTGGCGGGTGTCCCGCGGCGAGTCGCTGAAGAACCTGCAGGCGTTCGCTCACCTGATCGATGAAGACGACGACGGGGACGAGTAGCGCACTCCGGCGCGTGAGAGACTTTCCGGCATGGGAGACACTGCCACGCTGGTGCTGCTGCGCCACGGCGAGAGCGACTGGAATGCCCTGAACCTGTTCACCGGCTGGGTGGACGTCGGGCTGACCGAGAAGGGCCGGGCCGAAGCGGTGCGCAGCGGCGAGCTGCTGGCCGAGCAGGGCCTGCTCCCCGACGTCCTCTACACCTCGCTGCTGCGCCGCGCGATCACCACCGCTCACCTGGCGCTGGACGCCGCCGACCGGCTGTGGATCCCGGTGCGGCGCAGCTGGCGGCTCAACGAACGGCACTACGGCGCACTGCAGGGCCTGAACAAGTCGGAGACCAAGGAGCGCTACGGCGAGGAGCAGTTCATGACCTGGCGGCGCAGCTACGACACGCCGCCGCCGCCGATCGAGAAGGGCAGCCAGTTCAGCCAGGACACCGACCCGCGATACGCCAACATCGGCGGCGGCCCGCTGACCGAATGCCTGGCCGACGTGGTGGTCCGGTTCCTGCCGTACTTCACCGACGTCATCGTCCCGGACCTGCGCAGCGGCAAGACGGTGTTGATCGTCGCGCACGGCAACTCGTTGCGGGCCCTGGTCAAGTACCTCGACCAGATGTCCGACGACGACGTCGTCGGGCTGAACATCCCCACCGGGATTCCGCTGCGCTACGACCTGGACTCCGACCTGCGGCCGGTGCTGCCGGGCGGTACCTACCTGGACCCGGAGGCGGCCGCCGCGGGTGCCGCGGCGGTTGCCAGCCAAGGGGGCGGGTGACGCCTGCCGCGGCGTCATCGACGCTTCTTATAGGCCTGTTCGCCGAACATCGCGTGAACGGAAGTGGAACACCTGAAGCGGAAAGTGTGACTTGTCCGATTTTGGCCTCGTTCCGCTAGGGCAGCGTTCAGGAAGATTTGTAGGATTTGCTATGTGACTGTGTTCTCGGCGCTGTTGCTGGCCGGGGTGTTGTCCGTGCTGGGGCTGGCCATAGGTGTAGCAGCCGGGAACCGGCTGTCGCCGAAAGCGGCCCAGCGCCGGCAGCGAGAGAGCACGGAGTGGACCGGAATCACCGTCGCGCAGATGCTGCAACGCATCGTCGCCCTGATGCCGCTGGGGGTGGCGGTGGTGGATTCCCACCGCGACGTCGTCTACCTCAACGATCGGGCCAAGGAGCTGGGCCTGGTGCGCGACCGGCAGCTCGACGACCAGGCGTGGGAGGCGGCCCAGCAGGCGCTTGGCGGCGTCGACGCCGAATTCGACCTGCGGCCGGCCAAGCGGGCGGCGGGCCGGTCCGGGCTCTCGGTCCACGGTCAGGCCCGGCTGCTCAGCGAGGAAGACCGCCGGTTCGCCGTGGTGTTCGCCCACGACCAGTCCGACTATGCGCGCATGGAAGCGACCAGGCGCGACTTCGTGGCCAATGTCAGCCACGAGCTCAAGACCCCGGTTGGGGCCATGGCGCTGCTGGCCGAGGCCCTGTTGGCGTCGGCGGACGACCCCGAAACGGTCCGCCGTTTTGC contains:
- a CDS encoding DUF2505 domain-containing protein codes for the protein MPRSFDLSADYDGSVEAVHRAFTDETYWRARLAASGVDVAVLESMRAGGDTVEVVTVQVIHSHKLPGMVTQLHVGDLRIRREETWGPVADGAAQGSVVGSILDAPVNLAGTAMLSPIHETGGARLSFRATVQVRVPIIGGKLENIIGTRLAELVAVEQRFTEEWIGGTA
- a CDS encoding UDP-N-acetylmuramate dehydrogenase — translated: MKSSDAGSTFAGAHVAEAVSLAPLTTLRVGPVARRLITCTSTRQVVDVVRELDAESLGGEHRPVLVFAGGSNLVIADTLTDLTAVRLANTGIAVDGNLLRAEAGAVWDDVVVSAIEHGLGGLECLSGIPGSAGATPVQNVGAYGAEVSDTITRVRLLDRASGEVRWVPGGELGFGYRTSVFKRAGLEIPWVVLEVEFALDASGRSAPMRYGELAAALGAGGGERADPRAVRRAVLRLRGGKGMVLDPDDHDTWSVGSFFTNPVVAPEVYERLAGAADGPVPHYPAPDGVKLAAGWLVERAGFAKGYPHDPAARCRLSDKHALALTNRGGATTDEVIALARTIRDGVRDVFGVTLMPEPVLLGCRL
- a CDS encoding L,D-transpeptidase, translated to MTFVSTSQNRPPINRRVALATLGLGVFAPSLLAACGGTTAKQAEKKEQPAPKLKFSPADATENVVPIAPISVEISDGWFQHVALTNSAGKAVAGRFNSDRTVYTTTEPLGYDATYTWSGSAVGHDGKAIPVTGKFTTVSPSKKISGAFQLADGQTVGVAAPIIIQFDAPISDKAAVEKALTVTTNPPVEGSWAWLPDEAAGARVHWRTREYYPAGTTVNVDAKLYGLPFGDSAYGADDISLNIQIGRRQVVKAEVTSHRIQVIRDEGVIMDFPCSYGEADKARNVTRNGIHVVTEKYADFYMSNPAAGYSHVHERWAVRISNNGEFIHANPASAGAQGNTNVTNGCINLSTGDAEQYFQSAIYGDPVEVTGSSIQLSYSDGDIWDWAVDWDTWVAMSALPPPTARPPSTQIPVTAPVTPSTAPSLSGTPTTTTTTSSPGG
- a CDS encoding SDR family NAD(P)-dependent oxidoreductase, producing the protein MAGNVRNERVAVVTGASSGIGEATAQTLAAQGFHVVAVARRADRINALAREIGGTAIVADVTDDGEIASLAEELSRVDVLVNNAGGARGLAPVADADLDHWRWMWETNVLGTLRVTRALLPKLIESGDGLIVTVTSVAALEVYDGGAGYTAAKHAQGALHRTLRGELLGKPVRLTEIAPGAVETEFSLVRFDGDQQRADAVYTGMTPLVAEDVAEVIGFVASRPSRVDLDLIVMKPRDQASATRFNRRG
- a CDS encoding ROK family transcriptional regulator, which translates into the protein MRRQIVPPALHIADSAAASVFRAVRLRGPVGRDVIAGVTSLSIATVNRQVIALLDAGLLRERADLAVSGAIGRPRVPVEVNHEPFVTLGIHIGARTTSIVAADLFGRTLDTVETPTPLSPAGPALAALAESAARYLRRWHRRRPLWVGVAIGGTVDGATGHVDHPRLGWRQAPVGPVLADALGLPVSVASHVDAMAGAELLLGMRRFLPSSPTSLYVYARETVGYALVIGGRVHCPASGPGTIAALPARSELLGGAGQLESTVSDEAVLAAARRLRILPFAPPGGPNASAAGITDLLRVARTGNEQAKDLLNERGRVLGEAVALLRDMLNPDELVVGGQAFTEYPEAMEHVEAAFAERSVLPPRDIRVTVFGNRVQEAGAGTVSLGGLYADPLGAMRRAGALNPRVREVGADESSA
- the mshA gene encoding D-inositol-3-phosphate glycosyltransferase, encoding MSRPSCKDEKVRHDDVFRLKPRRVAVLAVHTSPLAQPGTGDAGGMNVYVLQTALHLARRGIEVEIFTRATASADPPVARVAPGVLVRNVVAGPFEGLDKYDLPTQLCAFAAGVLRAEASHEPGYYDIVHSHYWLSGQVGWLARDRWAVPLVHTAHTLAAVKNAALAAGDAPEPPLRTIGEQQVVDEADRLIVNTEDEARQLVSIHRADPARIDVVHPGVDLEVFRPGDRRAARAALGLPLDEDVVAFVGRIQPLKAPDIVLRAAAKLPGVRIVVAGGPSGSGMASPDGLRRLADELGIAARVTFLPPQPRTDLATLFRAASLVAVPSYSESFGLVAVEAQACGTPVVAAAVGGLPVAVRDGITGTLVSGHDVDQWADALDGVLRLRGPKAEAMSRAAAAHAATFSWENTTDALLASYRRAISEYTAERRGVGA
- a CDS encoding type III secretion system chaperone family protein, translated to MSVAVERVIEDALRASGLVYSKHDGAHGGRSGLVVELPGERKLKTNTILSIGEHSVRIEAFVCRKPDENHEGVYRFLLKRNRRLYGVAYTLDKVGDIYLVGRMSLASVDADEIDRVLGQVLEAVDTDFNTLLELGFRSSIQKEWEWRVSRGESLKNLQAFAHLIDEDDDGDE
- a CDS encoding phosphoglyceromutase, which gives rise to MGDTATLVLLRHGESDWNALNLFTGWVDVGLTEKGRAEAVRSGELLAEQGLLPDVLYTSLLRRAITTAHLALDAADRLWIPVRRSWRLNERHYGALQGLNKSETKERYGEEQFMTWRRSYDTPPPPIEKGSQFSQDTDPRYANIGGGPLTECLADVVVRFLPYFTDVIVPDLRSGKTVLIVAHGNSLRALVKYLDQMSDDDVVGLNIPTGIPLRYDLDSDLRPVLPGGTYLDPEAAAAGAAAVASQGGG